The DNA region GACGTCCAGATCGAGACGGAGCGGGTGATCGGCGGGGTCGCGATCACGTTCGTGGTCCGCGAGAAGCCCTTCATTACCGAGATCGTCTTCGACGGCAACCAAAACCTGAGCGACGACAAGTTGCAGGAGAAAATCACGATTCGCAGCCAATCCTTTCTCGATCAGCAGCAGGCCAAGGAGAGCGCCGAGAAGATCCGGCTGGCGTACCAGGAGGACGGTTACGCGGACGCCCGCGTGGTACCCATCATCCAGACCCTGGACGAAGACCGTAAGCGGCTCACGTTTTTCATCCGGGAGGGAGACCGAGCCAAGGTCAAAACCGTCATCTTCGACGGCATGAAGCACGTCACGAAAAAGGAGCTGTTCAAGGTCATGGCCACCCGCCAGTGGGTCTGGCTCCTTTCCAATTTCACGGATGCCGGCATTCTCAAGAAGGAGGAGCTTGGCAACGACGTCGAGCGGATCAAGGAAGTCTACCTGAACAAGGGGTACCTCAACATCCAGGTCGGGTTCCCGACGGTCGAGCTGACCGACGACAAGAAGTGGTACATCGTCACGTTCAACATCGTCGAAGGGGAGCCTTACAACGTCGGGGAAGTGGGCTATCGGGGCAACACGGTCTTCGAGGAGCCCGAGCTCAAAGTCGGCGCCAAGGTTATCCAGGGGGACGTGTTCCAGCGGGCCAAGATTCGGGACGAGATCACCAGGCTGACCGAGCTCTACGGGGGCAAGGGCTATGCGTTCACGGACGTCAACCCGGCGGTGACGCCCGATCCTCAGACCAAGACGGCCAAGATCCTCTTTCACATCAAGGAGGGCGAGCTGATCCGGGTGCGGGAGATCGTGATCACGGGCAACGACAAGACCCGCGACAACGTGATCCGGCGCGAACTACGGCTCGACGAACAGGACGTCATCGACACCGTGGCCATCAAGCGGAGCTTCCAGCGGCTGAACAACCTCAACTTCTTCGAGACCGTCGAGATCCTGCCCAGGCAGGTGGCTCCCGACAAGGTGGACTTGGACGTCAAGGTGAAAGAAAAGCCCACGGGCATGTTCAGCATCGGCGGCGGCTTCAGCACGTTGGATCGGTTTGTGGCGGTCGCGGACATTACGGAGGGCAACCTGGGGGGGCGTGGCTGGATGGGTCGGATCCGCGGCCAGCTCGGCCAGTTGCGCACGGTGGGGCTCGTCACGTTCCGCGACCCCTATCTCAACGATTCGTTGACGTCCCTGCAGGTGGACGTGTACCGGTCTCAGACGTTCTTCGGCGCCTTTTTTGAAGACAAGGCTGGCGTGAGCGCCACCTTTGGGCGGTGGTTTTCAGAGTACGCCTCCGGGAGCTTCAGCTTGGTGGCCGAACAACTCAAATATCAGGACCCGGAAGAGTACTTTAACAGTTTTAACCCGTTCGGCACGTCGGGAGGGGCCGGCGGGTTTGGGTTTGGCGTCGCTCCCGAGTTCATCAGGCGGCAGTTTGGGACCCAGACCACGACCGGCTTCCGCAGCTCGCTGGCACGAGACAGCAGGGACTACTATCTGGATCCCAGGACCGGCGGGCGTTATGCGATCAATTTCGACTACGGCACGCCCTATCTGGGGGGGACCAACCATTTCGTCAAGCTCGCCCTCGATGGGATCCAATATTGGCCCCTGCCTTGGGACTTGCGCCATTCGTTTCGGGCCAGGTTCGGTACGGTGGAGGGCGTGGGAGGAAAACCGATCCCGATCACCGAGCGGTATTACGTGGGCGGCATCAATACCATGAGGGGCTTTGTCTTCGGCCAGGCCGGTCCGAAAACGTCGGACGGATTTATCGTGGGCGCCGCCCGCGAGCTCATCTTCAACTATGACTTCATTTTTCCGATTTCATCCGAAGCCAAGCTGAACGGGGTGATCTTCTTCGACTACGGCAAGGGATTCGACGATAATGAGAGATTGAGCTTGAATCTGCGCCGGGCGGCCGGTGTGGAAGCCAGGTGGATTTCGCCGTTCGGACCGCTCCGTGTGGCCTACGGGTTCAACTTGAAGCGCGAGCCGATCGAGCGGGAGGCCGTGTTTGAATTTTCCGTCGGCTCGCTGTTCTGAAGAGGCCCGCAGCTAATAGCGAACAAGGAAGGAGACACCCTGTCGTGGCTCGAATCAAAAAGGTGGCTGGTCGGGGAGTGCTGGCGGCGGCCGCCATTGTCCATCTCGCCGTGTGGGGTTGTGCAGCGGGGCAGACGACGAGTCAGACGAATCCGGGGGCGCGCGTCGGCGTGCTCGAAATCGAGAAGGTCTTCGCCGAGACGGCCGCCGGCAAGCGGGCCCAGGAGTCGCTCAACACCTTTGTCAGGAACCGCCAGGCCCTGATCGAGCTGGAGGCCAAGGAGTTGAAGCGGATGGAGGAGGACCTGATCAAGCAGGCCAGCGTGCTCAGCGCCAATGCGAGGAAGGAGCGGGAAGACCAGTTCCGCCGACGCGTGGCCGAGTTTCAGCAGAAAGAGGGCGAGCTGAACCGGGAAATCCAGGAGAAGCAGAGCGAGGTGCTCGACGGGTTCCGGGAAAAGGTCGAACGGATCACGGCCAAGGTGGCCCAGCAATTGGAGTTGCAGGTGGTGATCCAGAAGGGGCGTGGCCGGGGCAGCCCGATCATCTACAACGAGCCAACGGTCGATGTGTCCGGCAAGGTGATCGAAGAGTTCAGCAAGGAGCATCCATAGCCCGGCGGCAGGATTCGGACTCGGGCGTCACGAGGAGAAGGGGAGTATGAGGCGAGGAGACCTGCTCATAGTCAGTGCGGTAGTGCTGTTGATGCTCGACCAGGCTGCCGGCCTGGCGGCGGAGGCCTTCAAGGTCGCGGTGATCGATCAACAGGCCATTCTGGAACGGACGAAGTCCGGCAAGCGCATCGTCGAGACCATGAAGGAGTTCGCGACCAGCCGGCAGCGCATCCTGGCGGCTGACGACGAGGAGTTGAAGGGTCTTGAGAAGGAGCTTCGCGAGCAGGGTGGCGGAATGAGCGAGGCGGCCCGGCGGGACAAGCAGGAGGCCTTCCGCGTCAAGTTCGAAGGCTACCAGCGCCGAGTGCAGGAGTTCAATCGCGAGATCCAGAGCAAACAGAAAGAGCTGGGCGACGAGTACATGAAGAAGATCAACGCGGTCGTCACGGAACTGGCCAAGAAGGAAGGATACGTGGCTGTGCTGGACAGGGGGAGTGAGGCCACCATGAAGATCGTCATCTACAGCCGAAGCACCATTGATCTCACGGACCAGGCGGTCAAGGAGATTGACCGGCGGTTTCCGTGAGCGGGACTTGAAATCGGCAGGAGAGGAGGCGGGCATGACCATCGACATCGGGGAGATCCTGGCGCTGCTCCCCCATCGGTATCCCTTTCTGCTCGTAGATCGGATCCGTGAGCTGGAGGTGGAGCGTCGCATCGTCGGGATCAAAAACGTGACGGTCAACGAGCCGTTCTTTCAAGGGCACTTTCCGGATCGCCCGATCATGCCCGGCGTGTTGATCCTGGAAGCGATGGCCCAGGTCGGAGGGGTGCTTGCGTTCAAGTCCTTCCCGGCGGCGGGTCAGCCGGTGGTCTATTTGACCGGAGTGGATCAGGCCAAGTTTCGCAAACCTGTCGTGCCGGGCGATCAGCTGCGAATGGAACTGGAGGTCGTCCGGCGGCGTCCGCCGTTCTGGAAGATGCAGGGCAAGGCCTACGTGGAGGCCGATCTGGTGTGTGAGGCCGAGTTGACGGCGATGGTCACTGAAGAACGGAGCGAAAAGACGTAATGCGGCATGGGTCATCCGTCATTCGACGGAAGCGACAGGAGATTCTTCCACGCATGGCGAGCGACGAATGACGGTGACGTTTCCGAGGAGGTACGAGTGCAGATTCACCCGACAGCGATTGTCCATCCGAAAGCCGAGCTGGGCCAGGACGTGGAGGTCGGGCCCTATTCAATCGTCGGCGAGCATGTCAAGATCGGACGGGGTACCAAGTTGGTCGCTCACGTCTACGTGGAGGGCTGGACCGAGATCGGCGAACGGTGCCAGCTCTACCCCTATGCATCGATCGGGGCTCCGCCTCAGCACCTGCAGTACCGGGGCGAGCCGACCCGCGTGATCATCGGGCATGACACCATCCTGCGGGAATACGTGACGGTCAACCGGGCCACCGTCGCGGGCGGCGGGACGACCAGGGTCGGGAGTCACAATTTCCTGATGGCCTACGTCCACGTGGCCCACGACTGCGACCTGGGCGATCATGTGATCATGGCCAACGCCGCGTCCCTCGCAGGGCACATCACGATCGGCGAGCACGCCATCATCGGGGGGCTCGTGGGGATCCACCAATTCGTACGCGTCGGCGCCTACGCGATGATCGGCGGG from Nitrospirota bacterium includes:
- the bamA gene encoding outer membrane protein assembly factor BamA, which translates into the protein MQKVKSIEIRGNKRIEEPAIRGRITLKVGEPYTSEAVRTQIRLIYEMGFFEDVQIETERVIGGVAITFVVREKPFITEIVFDGNQNLSDDKLQEKITIRSQSFLDQQQAKESAEKIRLAYQEDGYADARVVPIIQTLDEDRKRLTFFIREGDRAKVKTVIFDGMKHVTKKELFKVMATRQWVWLLSNFTDAGILKKEELGNDVERIKEVYLNKGYLNIQVGFPTVELTDDKKWYIVTFNIVEGEPYNVGEVGYRGNTVFEEPELKVGAKVIQGDVFQRAKIRDEITRLTELYGGKGYAFTDVNPAVTPDPQTKTAKILFHIKEGELIRVREIVITGNDKTRDNVIRRELRLDEQDVIDTVAIKRSFQRLNNLNFFETVEILPRQVAPDKVDLDVKVKEKPTGMFSIGGGFSTLDRFVAVADITEGNLGGRGWMGRIRGQLGQLRTVGLVTFRDPYLNDSLTSLQVDVYRSQTFFGAFFEDKAGVSATFGRWFSEYASGSFSLVAEQLKYQDPEEYFNSFNPFGTSGGAGGFGFGVAPEFIRRQFGTQTTTGFRSSLARDSRDYYLDPRTGGRYAINFDYGTPYLGGTNHFVKLALDGIQYWPLPWDLRHSFRARFGTVEGVGGKPIPITERYYVGGINTMRGFVFGQAGPKTSDGFIVGAARELIFNYDFIFPISSEAKLNGVIFFDYGKGFDDNERLSLNLRRAAGVEARWISPFGPLRVAYGFNLKREPIEREAVFEFSVGSLF
- a CDS encoding OmpH family outer membrane protein, yielding MARIKKVAGRGVLAAAAIVHLAVWGCAAGQTTSQTNPGARVGVLEIEKVFAETAAGKRAQESLNTFVRNRQALIELEAKELKRMEEDLIKQASVLSANARKEREDQFRRRVAEFQQKEGELNREIQEKQSEVLDGFREKVERITAKVAQQLELQVVIQKGRGRGSPIIYNEPTVDVSGKVIEEFSKEHP
- a CDS encoding OmpH family outer membrane protein; this encodes MRRGDLLIVSAVVLLMLDQAAGLAAEAFKVAVIDQQAILERTKSGKRIVETMKEFATSRQRILAADDEELKGLEKELREQGGGMSEAARRDKQEAFRVKFEGYQRRVQEFNREIQSKQKELGDEYMKKINAVVTELAKKEGYVAVLDRGSEATMKIVIYSRSTIDLTDQAVKEIDRRFP
- the fabZ gene encoding 3-hydroxyacyl-ACP dehydratase FabZ translates to MTIDIGEILALLPHRYPFLLVDRIRELEVERRIVGIKNVTVNEPFFQGHFPDRPIMPGVLILEAMAQVGGVLAFKSFPAAGQPVVYLTGVDQAKFRKPVVPGDQLRMELEVVRRRPPFWKMQGKAYVEADLVCEAELTAMVTEERSEKT
- the lpxA gene encoding acyl-ACP--UDP-N-acetylglucosamine O-acyltransferase, producing MQIHPTAIVHPKAELGQDVEVGPYSIVGEHVKIGRGTKLVAHVYVEGWTEIGERCQLYPYASIGAPPQHLQYRGEPTRVIIGHDTILREYVTVNRATVAGGGTTRVGSHNFLMAYVHVAHDCDLGDHVIMANAASLAGHITIGEHAIIGGLVGIHQFVRVGAYAMIGGCTALGQDVPPFMRAAGGYRARLYGPNSVGLKRHGFSNDRLTELRRAYELLFRSGLRMADALKQARDEFGDNQDVQVVVAFMEATKRGIVRSAGLDEREDEGGE